Proteins from one Mus caroli chromosome 3, CAROLI_EIJ_v1.1, whole genome shotgun sequence genomic window:
- the C3H3orf80 gene encoding uncharacterized membrane protein C3orf80 homolog, with protein sequence MWGPGVTAEGLSVAPAPPPLLPLLLLLALALVAPSRGGGGCAELACGERERCCDSANATAVRCCKLPLHAFLDNVGWFVRKLSGLLILLVLFAIGYFLQRIICPSPRRYPRGQARPGQARPGPPGSAGPPGTAGPPDDDDDSPALLRDEVAAGSQDSLLDSGGGRGRGSGGRLPPSCVSEHELHVVSPVFLQLPSYEEVKYLPTYEESMRLQQLSPAEVVLPVSVLGRPRGGSAGDSDGGQGRFPLI encoded by the coding sequence ATGTGGGGTCCTGGGGTCACCGCCGAGGGCCTTTCGGTGGCTCCAGCGCCACCgccgctgctgccgctgctgctgctgctggcgcTGGCGTTGGTGGCGCCCTCGCGGGGCGGCGGGGGCTGCGCGGAGCTGGCGTGCGGTGAGCGGGAGCGCTGCTGCGACTCGGCCAACGCCACGGCCGTGCGCTGCTGCAAGCTGCCGCTCCACGCCTTCCTGGACAACGTGGGCTGGTTCGTCCGCAAGCTCTCTGGGCTTCTCATCCTGCTGGTGCTCTTCGCCATCGGCTACTTCCTGCAGCGCATCATCTGCCCCAGCCCACGCAGGTACCCGCGTGGCCAGGCGCGACCTGGCCAGGCACGACCCGGGCCTCCCGGGAGTGCGGGACCGCCCGGGACCGCGGGGCCACCCGACGACGACGACGACTCGCCCGCTCTGCTGCGCGACGAGGTGGCCGCGGGCTCGCAGGACTCACTGTTGGATAGTGGTGGTGGTCGGGGCCGAGGAAGTGGCGGacgcctccctccctcctgcgtTTCGGAGCACGAGCTGCACGTGGTGTCACCGGTGTTCCTCCAGCTGCCCAGCTACGAGGAGGTCAAGTACCTGCCCACCTATGAGGAGTCCATGCGGCTGCAGCAGCTCAGCCCGGCGGAGGTCGTGCTGCCCGTGTCGGTGCTCGGCCGCCCGCGAGGCGGCAGTGCCGGGGACTCCGACGGCGGCCAGGGCCGTTTCCCGCTCATCTGA